AGACTCTGGTATTGAGCCAGGTACTGCATTTGAAGATTTACCCGAAGATTGGGTATGCCCAGTTTGCGGAGTTGGTAAGGACATGTTTGTTGAAGAGTAAGATTGCAGCCGTTTGGCCAGCAAATAAAACCTTCAAGCTATCGGCAGATGATCTGCCGGGCTTGAAGGTTTTTTATTTTTTGCGGATCAGTGTGTAACTATTATAATAAATGGAAAGCCAGAACAAGTGATGCAAATACAATGGAAACCATGGAAGTAAGCTTTATGAGAATGTTGATCGATGGTCCGGAAGTATCCTTAAATGGATCACCTACCGTATCGCCTACAACTGCAGCTTTATGCTGGTCACTCCCCTTTCCGCCATGTGCGCCCTGTTCAATATATTTCTTTGCATTATCCCATGCGCCTCCGGAGTTAGCCAT
This genomic stretch from Lacrimispora sphenoides harbors:
- the rd gene encoding rubredoxin codes for the protein MGKYVCEPCGYVYDPEIGDPDSGIEPGTAFEDLPEDWVCPVCGVGKDMFVEE